ACAAGCGGTTGACACCAGCTCAGAATCATTTCTGGCACCGTCAGCCATCAAAGAATACACTCTTGCAATATCTCTGTGGTTATTTGAACTTTCTCTGAACATCCTAGAGAGTTCGTCACTTGGACTTCCGGTATTTCGGTTCCTTCCAACGAGACGACGATCCTGGTTATAATTATGATTGTCCATTTTACTAATCAATTGCGACCTTTCTCGATGCGATACGTTTTGCACTAACCGAAGATCACGCggaattctttatttataacatCTGATTCAGGGGAATTACCGCTTATTACCTGACATTCTACATGCACACAAATAAATCGGTACATAATACGTATAGAATATCGATATTGCACTTAACGTTATcgattgtattaaaaaaaagtggtatattgccagcaacatgttgcGGGCTGCTCCtcaaacatatgtacatatatgtttgttagacatatgtacatactatgtatgtattatatgttttatatgttttaCCCCTTTCGGGACTACTGGGACAATAAGTCCCAGCAATTTGTAAACTTCTGTATTTTCATCAATTTTGAAGCGATCGCTTTTGTGAACTATTCTAAACTATGCTTTGAATTTCTATTTCACAATGTATGtaagcacaaaaataattttgtaaaatttcgtCAGTTCGTTCGCAAAACACATGTGTAAGCgaagttaaaataaaactctCCCGAAAAGGTTACAGAAAAAtctagaaatttaatatttttaaaattgtttgatttttttatttttaatttttaattccaattgacacaaaacaaaatattcataCATCTAGTAATGCACAACATTTAGttacatacaaataaacattattttatcgccttttgtttattattaaaatatttgaaaattttgaaagcTGCAAATGCGGAAGCTGCGAACAAAAGTGTTCCACCAATGAAGTACCAAAAGGGTTCCATATCTGGCGTACTAGTTTGATGATTCATTTCCTGTGAGTTCTTAAGGTTCTCTTCTAGACCTTTCTCGCCTTTTTTATCgtacaattttctttttttttcatcccAAAGGGTTTCATAAGCAGCTGCTATATTTTGGAACTTCTCAACATATATCCGACTTTGGCTATGCTTATCCGGATGATATTTAAGGGCCATTCGCTTAAAGGCACTTCTAATCTCTGCAGacgttgcattttttttaataccaagtatttcataataattttgcattCTAGTGctgaatttaagaaatttacgAAGTCGTATCCGCTGAATCGATGTTGCTCTTGAggctttaatttttatactaaaataacaCTATAGGGCAGTTAAGTATATCACTACCAGCAAAGCTCTTGATTTACTCATCACTGAAGAGCATTCCGAGCATCTTGAGTCTTCTCTTCCAAATTTCCCACTCAATTCAACTCGCTGAACAAAAGTCAGAGTAATAAAATGAGCGGATTTTGACGAAAGCATCTTTCGGTTCACTTTGAGTTGTTCGTGTCTGAGTAAACAATTAGCGACAAGTCGGCCAGATATGAGCGGCTTCGACTGCATGCGAACCTCTTACGTTCCACGAAttgcagcttgttgttgtagctggtttttgtttttaaactaCTAAGTccaattttgattttgcatactataaatttgaaattattcgGGTATTGAGCGCgtataaatgtttttcattCAGCCAAAGCCGTTCTCTGATCACTACAAATCCAATTagttaatatacatatgctaGCTTGATGATGCAATTAGTGCGCTTTcgtacatttgttttttttttttttttgaaatatacgtgtatatttcatttaagaaTAACTTAAATCTCAacgtgcaaaacaaaaaggaaaattcgtaaatatttgtaaattggAAGATTTTATCAATCGTGCTTCTATTTCTGTTTATTCTGTCTATTAGATATCGTAATACGATAATCGTATGAGCTAACATTCTGTTACATTAAAACGATATTGTTAACGATGCAAGTATCGAAACTTTACATTTTGGCATTAGTTTTGATTCGAAGCTTTCAAGTTTGTAATATCGATTGTTACAAGAAACAGCTGATTAGTTAAGCAAGAAatcacattttattgtttttcgtAACAAATCATCACTATTCGTATTTACAAAATGTAGAGTATTCTATTCGGTAAATATTATCACTCCGAAGACGAATCATTGTCGTCTCCAGTGTCCTTTTTCTTTGTAAAAAACTGGAACGTCttaaatgcagcaaatgcaaataaaactgTTCCACCAACGGCGCACATAAACGGCAACATATCTGATGAAGTTTGGCCATAATTCGGTTGGTCGCTGCCATTAGATTTTAAGCCTTCCTCGCCATAGTTGTCGTAGATCTCACGTTTCTCTTTATTTGATAGTATCTcgaatgcagcagcaacctcCTGGAAGGCCTCTGCAGCCTGAGGATGATCGTTTTTGTCTGGATGATATTTAAGAGCCATTCGTTTATAtgcttttttgatttcatcgTTTGTTGCAGACTTGGTTATACCAAGTATTTCGTAGTAGTTTTTGCCCATTGTACTGTCGAGATTCAAAAGAGATCAGATAGTTGATTAACAAAGTTGGActtattacttaaataaaattcacgTTGAAGTTTATTgactaaaaacaaatttaatgtatttcacaacaaacaataacataGCTAAACCCAAACATTTATCGCTACGTACTAATTAGAGGCGGAGATACATCGGTTATTCTATCGATGGGTCTacttttaaagttattttcaatatttatgattacAAATATCGATGATTTTGTTTAGACTGCTGTTATGGAGAATGTAAGTAGTAATTAGAtgatatgaaattttatttaaatttttaattattttctttaaaataaatatattttttacatattgCTTGTATCTATGCTATCAACATGTTGAACAGCTGACAACTATGGAGTTGCCACATTATGAGCACTTCACAACACTGATATTCATTGCATATATTTACTTCGTTATGCAAAATGTTATATTCCTATAATTACACTACTacttcaattgaaaattttggtagtattcaaatgtttaaaaataaaaacaattttctaatGTTATTTGCCAAAGTACGAGTATcaaaatatcgataacaataTCGCATAGCGATActtatatatcgatattgccTTCGCGAAAATGACAACTCGTCCATTTGGTCCAAGTCACCACCGCGTATAGTTTGTGTTTTGGTAAGGCGTTcataaaatctttaaaaatattcaacatcCGCCTGATGCTTGagttacaaataataaaaatgcaatcgCATTATAGAAGTGTACATGCaactaatgaaattaaacCATATTTTGCAGTTCTTAAATTCGAAACCGAGTCCCTAATACTACTGTAAAATGGTTAGGGAGAACAAAGCAGCATGGAAGGCTCAATACTTCATCAAAGTTGTGGTAAGTGGTGTAAAACACATGCTGAGTTTTGGAAAAGTGTGAAGAGGTGGCACTAAACAtactttccatttttttttttaggaacTCTTCGATGAGTATCCAAAGTGTTTCATTGTGGGCGCCGACAATGTGGGCTCCAAGCAAATGCAGAACATTCGTACCAGCCTGCGTGGCCTGGCTGTTGTCCTGATGGGCAAGAACACGATGATGCGTAAGGCAATTCGTGGTCATTTGGAGAACAACCCTCAGTTGGAGAAACTGTTGCCCCACATTAAGGGCAATGTGGGCTTTGTGTTCACCAAGGGCGATTTGGCTGAGGTGCGCGACAAGCTGCTCGAGTCTAAGGTGCGTGCCCCCGCACGTCCCGGCGCTATTGCCCCACTGCACGTCATCATCCCAGCCCAGAACACTGGTCTAGGTCCCGAGAAGACCAGTTTCTTCCAGGCTCTGTCCATCCCCACCAAGATTTCCAAGGGTACCATTGAAATCATCAACGATGTGCCCATCTTGAAGCCTGGCGACAAAGTTGGTGCCTCCGAGGCAACTCTGCTCAACATGTTGAACATTTCGCCCTTCTCGTACGGTCTGCTCGTCAGCCAGGTGTACGATTCGGGTTCGATCTTCTCGCCCGAAATTCTGGACATCAAGCCCGAGGATTTGCGTGCCAAGTTCCAACAAGGTGTTGCCAACTTGGCTGCCGTGTGTTTGTCGGTGGGTTACCCAACCATTGCATCGGCACCACACAGCATTGCCAACGGTTTCAAGAATTTGTTGGCTATTGCCGCCACCACCGAAGTGGAATTCAAGGAAGCCACCACCATCAAGGAGTACATCAAGGATCCCAGcaagtttgctgctgctgctgccgcttcgGCTCCAGCTGCCGGCGCTGGTGCTGCCGAGAAAAAGGAGGAGGCCAAGAAGGTCGAGTccgaagaggaagaggaggatgACGACATGGGCTTTGGTCTGTTCGATTAAAGCAGCACTTTTCTCTGAGCACTTTGCGCtacaattttcaatgtttACGACAAATTTTATTGTACGGCGGATAATGCAAATTATTGTCGCGGTTTGACAAACccaatggcaagttgtattcGTTCCACTGTGCattgaataacaacaacaataaagattATGTAAACTTGatatgtttgcttttatttatttattagctgGCAACATTTGCTTAGCAACATTGTTGCAATACGAGAGTTTCGTAGCAAGCGGCTTACTGttcttttgcaatttaaaaattattttcgaaCTCGATTTCCTTGTTGCATGCTGCAACGTCCTtaaggttttatttttatgtgtagCCGTCAATTTTATTGTCCTCTTCAAATGGCCAAaaggctgctgttgcctgcgTGTGCAATCCACGTAAAAtgctacgacgacgacgatgtctGCTGCATTGTCTGCCACCCCATATATTTACAAAGTAATTACTTGtgataaaatgaatttcacaAGATGagaaaagtttaaagtttTCGCTCGtttcgttgccgttgccgtctCGCGACGCCTTTTTGCGATTTTCTTTGCAACAGCAAAGAAACGACGACGCGACTGCTGCGctcataaaaattcaatttgtcttGACAAAATACGCAAGAAATTAAGAATGTGCCAAGTGGCAGCAAAAGAAACTTTATTtcccttttatttatttttattttttacttttttgttgtatttcgtattttctGTTTGCTTGCACTTTTCGCTTATTCGTCTGGGGTGAAAATGAGTTACGCGGCTGGCGCGTTAAAATGGaaatgccacgccccctcaTCTAGTAAACGCTCTGGGCCAAGTTAAACACTGCATAAATAGCCGACACCAAGGGCATACTCACGACACACTCCCCAGTAGGGCTGCCGTAGTTTGCCTCCCTACATGGCACTAGCCACTCACTAGTTACATCGTAGTCAGAAGTGGGACAGATGCTCTAGAAAACATATAACCCTCCAGCTTGTTTCATTTTCTTCCATTTTTCTCTAAAATCTagctttaaaaacaataatgttataaaattttgataattaaaGATAAAGTGGTTCCTtacaattcaaaaattttaaaaacaatacttacttacttaaacacaatacattttaatgCTATTTCTACGATCGTTTTTCAATGTAGTATTTACTGTGAAAACTATTTCATTTTGAGcccatttttatttggttttgaaaatgttatatttatgtCATTGTCTTCTaagctaataataaaatacatacatataatattagaTGGTTAGTGTCAATAGTTTAAGaattaatgttattattatattgtttacatTGTCGAAATACAAAATCGATTTTACTTACATATTCACTCCATTAAATGCTGTGTTAGAAATATGTACATTAACATATAGTTGTGATGCACTTGTGCACATTATGTGCGATATTTACTCGCATTTATCACGTGATCTCCTCTCTAGCACGACTAACCATTTGGTTtgtcataaattaataaaggcATTGCATAATTTCAAGCGCCGCTGGCggcaaatacacaaaaattaacataaattgtgGATGGCAGGGTGGGATAGTTGATGGTGGGTGGTGAATGAGTGGTGGGTGCTAAAGTCACCCATCTAATAACAGCACTGTCAGTGTCATTCGAAATCAAAATGCGATTGGCAAAATGATTTGCTTCAATTTTTGTGATGCGAATAACAAATGAAGTTTGGACATTTGGACAATTGATTGGGACGCCACGAACGGACGAACAAACAGCATCCAGATTTCCACAGTCAGAGACTATAGTCCAGATACCCATATAGACAATATTCGatagcagacacacacacgtacacactcacacactgacataaagtcacacacacacaatgtttGTCATGCACAACAAAATGTGGAGCAGTCGTCAGATTTGAGTTTAGGACTCGCCGCCACCTTCACTCCGCTTTCGGTCTagtctgggtctgggtctggtCGAgatttggtttggtttggtttttggctATCAATACGCATACGCATAGATGGAtttgtatgcatatttttgttgctttggcatTTCGTTTGTGTGCCAAACATGTGAATGCCATCGATATAACGATGATGCTGCTGTTATGCATGTTTTGTCTTCCGTTCTTCGACCCGCCAACGCTATCAAATTATTTGCGTTCAGCTGAGATTTGGCCTGGCCAAAAAGACTGGGGCATTTCCCCATTTGCATCCTATATCCTTTCACAGCGCCATCAGCGAAGGACAATGCAAAATGCtcagtttttaatgaaaatgctgaatttaataatttaagactttaatgatttttttaaatttgtaaaatatctatttataaaaatattagagGTTTgcatcaatttaaaaaaaaaattaataaataaaccatttttgtaaatatatttttttatatcagcCATCACTGCCAATTTGCTGGGTGTATTTAAACAAGTCATATCAagataattaatgaattatttgaacactttattttaaaatgtaaaggGATAATTTCaagtgtatgtatatgttctAAGCAAGGATTAGAAAAAGACTAATTTGGCTcatacaatttacaaaaataacaaggTAATAACAGAGGATAAGGAGATCAATgtattgttaaattaatgtCTTAACgtataatagtaataaattatataattaaggTTATTAGTCATTCTGCGGAATTAATTCTCTACGAAATTATAAGACTCATTTTAGTATGATATAGAAAACTAGCAAAAAACTTCTCAAAAGGTCAGATTGCTAATGTTTTCTTAAGTTAAGtacgatttttaatttcagttgaagcacttatattttattccatCGCCTCAATTTGGGTTGTgcttaaatgcaatttgttcaGAGAATACGTActgtataaaatagaaaaactaaattttcGAAGAAAAACTATCTTTTCTTCTtcaaaaagataaataaaaattaagtgaTTCATTGAATAGGTGAATTCATGTGTCAGTTTGTCACATAAGTCTTAAAATATTACCTTGATGACATCAGATACATCGTATTTATGCTTTGTGGCATAAACAAGATCTCCAGAACTGAGCAGTATTGTATCCGCAAACGATGAATGTGGAAAAAGAAAACCCCAAATGCGGATCCCATTCTAATCCCGTTCTTTTAATAGGCACgtgaaaataaattgacgGCAATTGCTTTTGGATTTTTACGTGATGTGCGAGGGCGAAAACTGCTGTTACACGAAAGGGGTGTgaaactgtgtgtgtatgtgtatgtgtgtgcga
This is a stretch of genomic DNA from Drosophila albomicans strain 15112-1751.03 chromosome 3, ASM965048v2, whole genome shotgun sequence. It encodes these proteins:
- the LOC117568852 gene encoding dnaJ protein homolog 1 isoform X1; amino-acid sequence: MLFTMGKNYYEILGITKSATNDEIKKAYKRMALKYHPDKNDHPQAAEAFQEVAAAFEILSNKEKREIYDNYGEEGLKSNGSDQPNYGQTSSDMLPFMCAVGGTVLFAFAAFKTFQFFTKKKDTGDDNDSSSE
- the LOC117568851 gene encoding 60S acidic ribosomal protein P0 yields the protein MVRENKAAWKAQYFIKVVELFDEYPKCFIVGADNVGSKQMQNIRTSLRGLAVVLMGKNTMMRKAIRGHLENNPQLEKLLPHIKGNVGFVFTKGDLAEVRDKLLESKVRAPARPGAIAPLHVIIPAQNTGLGPEKTSFFQALSIPTKISKGTIEIINDVPILKPGDKVGASEATLLNMLNISPFSYGLLVSQVYDSGSIFSPEILDIKPEDLRAKFQQGVANLAAVCLSVGYPTIASAPHSIANGFKNLLAIAATTEVEFKEATTIKEYIKDPSKFAAAAAASAPAAGAGAAEKKEEAKKVESEEEEEDDDMGFGLFD
- the LOC117568852 gene encoding dnaJ protein homolog 1 isoform X2, translating into MGKNYYEILGITKSATNDEIKKAYKRMALKYHPDKNDHPQAAEAFQEVAAAFEILSNKEKREIYDNYGEEGLKSNGSDQPNYGQTSSDMLPFMCAVGGTVLFAFAAFKTFQFFTKKKDTGDDNDSSSE